The Bombus fervidus isolate BK054 chromosome 6, iyBomFerv1, whole genome shotgun sequence genome contains a region encoding:
- the LOC139987950 gene encoding uncharacterized protein — MDPATVIALCKENIQPLRYGRNAAQLGTALRAQEDADVQQLLLQEKQMYEDAIKNYEGDDPLESWYEYILWVEQSYPKSGHESHIGKLLQQCLAIFEKETKYHQDRRYIRLWINYISMQKNPLELYQLLHNNGIGTMVADMYRAWAFELEQIEDYKRADEVYLMGLSALAEPQEELDYAHKNFQLAVARKTLGRTDDRNEVSLLEQRQAFSSLKAIKAGKRIGSIRTGHRVREHFPGTVPQISSTMHHTRPNSRIQVYQDDMPAEMKNSSILDHVPVEDTIHKENTIKPGPWNGGGRRYPLMTSSTKLAFKVHEDQPDDFDVNNLRLFPNHTYFFDGSKYPEHLTVPVFVPDPPNPNIILRPHYPKELVYANNMDQSMEEVRAQLYLQRAQTLDKKHDVSDIRETNHQVQHKSFESEHQRHNVSLQELQRQRQEFEQQELTERQRKVEQQLREAEQLELDRQRLQAEQQELQRQQYEAENQALETQRRKAEQRELERLEAERIEAERIEAERLEAQRMEAELNSQRKLQSSFMHQHHTSSLNTEPEEHLLGQSLTVNTKEAMSVVQDMWRSPDTVPTTPNFRTPMTPRISDAKTKLSFDIHMDSSMTQHAMSNSKHHSGYNIQPYNDQENHQNYSAHQSYSNQEHQNTYSNPGLHNTYQYQMQQQVHEQQVQQPHSRLHHSQHHQQLIQAHQQAHVISHHHTLPHVSHLQSHSQIQHHQSHPQQHQPSHNQHLHHQPHQAHQHIQHIQQVYGTIMPNDIAYQQYPSQLESTLIQQNVEPQKQLHYPPYNELDIETSKPYRMPPELPYIKSPGMNRRDIKYLESAEDKENAIVVDYNGPLEENMTPKVPDENNLYIDESLGISPLTGNNDTCYTEAFNTQLTSSTPMTNQFRHSYKVAEGTSQYPNQCAAPLPSSEAPNGETEDKLSVILESTREYISSSSGSSTHTRNTVLGFTLTKEDLVPIKEQSITRGGEDEIKDVTLSANQPYEQKLQTQIQAVHAQSPRTVQRNVDQITSEIKKNCDLRKSINFKLNEIEQKEKVDTMECEEHHEPMEEAEEETFQLPSGNINPFDRNLITGLLKKIKFPQPYHAEGYVRLNINLNKLVPSTMITLGTEAYDLGKCLGKGTYGTVFKAVNLQTGQIVALKTQKPAWVWEFYITREIKNRLTNPHMLRGFMDVSMAYVANNSSVLVSEYSRFGTLLAVTNQIKITTGKPLLEHLAIFFTIEILQIVEYLHKCQIIHGDIKPDNFLLMRLPTEDVRPTIQLIDFGCSIDMSLLPEKTTFTQVIKTEDFTCIEMQTGKPWTYQTDLYCLAATSHCLLFGNYMRVSNIGGRWFITSKIPRYAKKAAWEQFFTELLNIESCDKMPDLSKLRNMMEETLAQMTDAQQKFRNFVNILNKR, encoded by the exons ATGGATCCTGCTACAGTTATTGCGCTTTGTAAGGAAAATATTCAACCATTGCGTTATGGACGAAATGCTGCACAGCTAGGAACTGCATTAAGGGCACAAGAGGATGCAGATGTTCAACAATTACTCTTACAAGAAAAGCA gATGTATGAAgatgcaataaaaaattatgaaggAGATGATCCTTTAGAAAGTTGGTATGAATATATACTTTGGGTGGAACAAAGTTACCCAAAAAGTGGACATGAGTCACATATTGGGAAACTTTTGCAACAATGTTTAGCTATATTTGAAAAAGAGACCAAATATCACCAAGATCGTAGATATATACGTCTTTGGATTAATTAT ATAAGTATGCAAAAAAATCCATTAGAATTGTATCAACTTTTGCATAACAATGGAATTGGGACTATGGTTGCAGATATGTACAGAGCATGGGCTTTTGAATTAGAACAGATAGAAGATTACAAACGTGCCGATGAAGTTTATTTAATGGGTTTATCTGCCTTAGCAGAACCACAGGAGGAATTAGATTATGCGCACAA GAACTTTCAACTCGCAGTTGCGCGTAAAACATTAGGACGTACGGATGATCGTAACGAAGTATCATTGCTTGAACAACGTCAGGCTTTTAGTTCTTTAAAAGCAATAAAAGCTGGGAAAAGAATTGGTAGTATACGTACTGGACATCGAGTACGCGAACACTTTCCTGGTACAGTTCCACAAATTTCATCGACGATGCATCATACTCGGCCGAATTCCAGGATACAAGTATATcag GATGATATGCCAgctgaaatgaaaaattcaagtATATTAGATCATGTACCAGTAGAAGATACAATACATAAAGAAAATACGATTAAACCTGGTCCATGGAATGGTGGAGGTAGACGATATCCATTAATGACATCTAGTACAAAGTTAGCTTTCAAAG TTCACGAGGATCAGCCAGATGATTTTGATGTAAACAATCTAAGATTATTTCCAAaccatacatatttttttgatGGTAGCAAATACCCAGAGCATTTAACTGTGCCTGTATTTGTGCCAGATCCTCCAAAtccaaatattatattaaggCCACATTATCCCAAAGAATTAGTTTATGCTAATAATATGGATCAAAGTATGGAGGAAGTAAGAGCCCAATTGTATTTACAaag agCACAAACTTTAGATAAAAAGCATGATGTATCAGATATAAGAGAGACTAATCATCAAGTTCAGCATAAAAGTTTTGAATCTGAACATCAGAGACACAATGTATCTTTACAAGAATTGCAAAGACAGAGGCAAGAATTTGAACAACAAGAGTTAACAGAGAGACAAAGGAAAGTAGAACAGCAACTTAGGGAAGCCGAACAACTTGAGTTGGATAGACAGAGACTTCAAGCTGAACAACAGGAACTCCAAAGACAGCAATATGAAGCTGAAAATCAAGCATTAGAGACTCAAAGGCGTAAGGCAGAACAACGTGAATTAGAACGATTAGAAGCAGAAAGAATCGAAGCCGAAAGGATCGAAGCAGAAAGACTCGAAGCGCAGAGAATGGAAGCAGAATTGAATTCGCAACGAAAATTACAATCTAGTTTTATGCATCAACATCATACATCATCATTAAACACTGAGCCTGAAGAACATTTACTCGGACAAAGCCTTACGGTTAATACGAAAGAAGCAATGTCAGTCGTACAAGACATGTGGCGCTCTCCGGATACAGTACCTACAACGCCTAATTTTCGTACCCCTATGACACCTAGAATTTCAGATGCCAAGACCAAATTATCTTTTGATATACATATGGATAGTTCAATGACGCAGCATGCGATGTCAAATAGCAAACATCATTCGGGATATAACATACAACCTTATAATGATCAAGAGAATCACCAGAATTATTCTGCTCATCAAAGTTATTCTAATCAAGAACATCAAAACACTTATAGTAACCCCGGATTACATAATACATACCAATATCAAATGCAG cAACAAGTACATGAGCAACAAGTACAACAACCTCATTCCCGACTGCATCATTCACAGCATCATCAACAATTAATTCAAGCACATCAACAGGCTCACGTGATTTCTCATCATCATACTCTTCCCCATGTCTCGCACTTGCAGTCTCATAGTCAGATTCAACATCATCAATCTCATCCTCAGCAACATCAACCATCACATAATCAACATCTTCACCATCAGCCACACCAAGCACATCAGCACATACAACATATTCAACAAGTTTATGGCACCATAATGCCCAATGACATTGCTTATCAGCAGTATCCTTCACAGCTAGAATCTACCTTAATACAACAAAATGTAGAGCCTCAAAAGCAGCTTCATTATCCCCCATATAACGAATTAGACATTGAAACTAGCAAACCATACAGGATGCCACCCGAATTACCGTATATAAAGTCTCCAGGAATGAATCGTagagatattaaatatcttgaaagtgccgaagataaagaaaatgcTATCGTCGTTGATTATAATGGACCACTAGAAGAAAATATGACGCCAAAAGTACCAGATGAAAATAACTTATATATTGATGAAAGTCTTGGTATTAGTCCATTGACGGGAAATAATGATACTTGTTATACAGAAGCATTTAATACACAATTAACAAGTTCTACACCTATGACTAATCAATTTAGGCACTCTTACAAAGTAGCAGAAGGAACTTCACAATACCCAAATCAGTGTGCTGCACCTCTACC CTCTTCAGAGGCACCAAACGGAGAAACTGAAGACAAGTTGAGTGTCATACTAGAATCTACTAGAGAATATATTTCGAGCAGTTCTGGCAGCAGTACCCATACAAGAAATACTGTATTGGGCTTTACATTAACAAAAGAAGATCTGGTTCCTATAAAAGAACAAAGTATTACTAGAG GTGGAgaagatgaaataaaagatgttACTCTTTCTGCAAACCAACCTTACgaacaaaaattacaaaccCAAATTCAAGCTGTGCACGCTCAAAGTCCACGTACGGTACAACGTAACGTGGATCAAATTACTTCTGAAATTAAGAAGAATTGTGATCTACgaaaatcaattaattttaaacttaacgaaatagaacaaaaagaaaaagtcgaTACAATGGAATGTGAAGAGCACCACGAACCAATGGAAGAAGCTGAGGAAGAAACTTTCCAATTACCTTCGGGAAATATAAATCCTTTCGATAGAAATTTGATAACTGgtcttttaaaaaaaataaaatttcctcaGCCATATCATGCAGAGGGATATGTGAGATTAAATATTAACTTAAATAAGCTTGTGCCTTCTACTATGATTACGCTTG GTACTGAAGCGTACGATTTGGGAAAGTGCCTTGGAAAGGGAACGTACGGTACAGTATTCAAAGCAGTGAATTTGCAAACAGGTCAAATAGTTGCCCTGAAAACTCAAAAACCTGCTTGGGTTTGGGAGTTTTATATCactagagaaataaaaaatcgtCTTACTAACCCACATatg TTACGTGGATTTATGGATGTCTCGATGGCATACGTCGCGAATAATAGTAGTGTATTAGTTTCAGAATATTCCAGATTTGGAACATTATTAGCAGTAactaatcaaataaaaattaccacGGGAAAACCATTGTTAGAACATTTGGCTATATTTTTCACAATTGAAATATTGCAAATTGTGGAATATTTACACAAATGTCAAATAATCCACGGAGACATTAAACCagacaattttcttttaatgcgttt aCCGACGGAAGATGTAAGGCCGACGATACAGTTAATAGATTTTGGATGTAGTATAGATATGAGTCTTTTACCAGAAAAAACGACATTTACTCAGGTCATAAAAACGGAAGATTTTACGTGTATCGAAATGCAAACTGGAAAACCATGGACGTATCAGACTGATCTGTATTGTTTAGCAGCGACAAGCCATTGTTTACTATTTGGTAATTATATGAGAGTTTCGAATATTGGTGGTCGTTGGTTTATCACATCGAAAATACCAag GTATGCTAAAAAAGCTGCTTGGGAGCAATTCTTTacagaattattaaatattgaatcgTGCGATAAAATGCCGGATTTATCAAAATTGCGCAACATGATGGAGGAAACATTAGCACAGATGACAGATGCCCAacagaaatttagaaattttgtcAATATCTTAAACAAACGATAA